A stretch of Pseudomonas sp. 7SR1 DNA encodes these proteins:
- the ispC gene encoding 1-deoxy-D-xylulose-5-phosphate reductoisomerase, producing MSRPQQITVLGATGSIGLSTLDVIARHPERYQVFALSGFTRLNELLALCLRHVPRFAVVPQASVARALQDDLRAAGLQTRVLVGEEGLCEVASDPEVDAVMAAIVGAAGLRPTLAAVKAGKKILLANKEALVMSGALFMQAVGLSGSVLLPIDSEHNAIFQCMPRDFSRGLGAVGVRRILLTASGGPFRQTPLAELEHVSPEQACAHPNWSMGRKISVDSASMMNKGLELIEACWLFDAKPSQVEVVIHPQSVIHSLVDYVDGSVLAQLGNPDMRTPIANALAWPERIDSGVAPLDLFAIARLDFQAPDEQRFPCLRLARQAGEAGNSAPAMLNAANEVAVAAFLDGRVRYLEIASIIEEVLNLEAVVCLDDLDAVFTADARARELASQWLRRHGR from the coding sequence GTGAGTCGTCCTCAGCAGATCACTGTACTGGGCGCCACCGGTTCCATTGGCCTCAGCACCCTGGACGTCATTGCCCGGCATCCAGAGCGTTACCAGGTCTTCGCCCTCAGTGGCTTCACGCGCCTGAACGAGCTGCTGGCGTTGTGCTTGCGTCACGTCCCGCGGTTCGCCGTGGTGCCGCAAGCCAGTGTGGCGCGGGCGCTGCAGGACGACCTGCGCGCGGCAGGCTTGCAGACCCGCGTGCTGGTAGGGGAGGAGGGCCTGTGCGAGGTGGCCTCCGATCCCGAAGTCGATGCGGTGATGGCGGCGATCGTCGGTGCGGCGGGCTTGCGTCCGACGCTGGCGGCGGTGAAGGCGGGCAAGAAGATCCTGCTGGCCAACAAGGAGGCCCTGGTCATGTCCGGGGCGCTGTTCATGCAGGCGGTGGGCCTGAGCGGCTCGGTGCTGCTGCCGATCGACAGCGAACATAACGCGATTTTTCAGTGCATGCCCCGGGACTTTTCCCGAGGCCTGGGTGCGGTGGGGGTTCGGAGGATTCTGCTGACGGCTTCCGGCGGTCCGTTCCGCCAGACTCCCCTGGCCGAGCTGGAACATGTTTCGCCTGAACAGGCGTGCGCTCATCCGAACTGGTCCATGGGGCGCAAGATTTCCGTGGATTCGGCCAGCATGATGAACAAGGGCCTGGAGCTGATCGAGGCCTGCTGGCTGTTCGATGCCAAGCCTTCTCAGGTCGAGGTGGTGATCCATCCCCAGAGCGTGATCCATTCCCTGGTGGACTACGTGGACGGTTCGGTGCTGGCCCAGCTGGGCAACCCGGACATGCGCACCCCTATCGCCAATGCCCTGGCCTGGCCGGAGCGGATCGACTCCGGCGTGGCCCCCCTGGACCTGTTCGCCATCGCTCGCCTGGACTTCCAGGCGCCCGATGAGCAGCGTTTCCCGTGCCTGCGCCTGGCTCGCCAGGCTGGCGAGGCAGGCAACAGCGCGCCGGCCATGCTCAATGCGGCCAATGAAGTGGCAGTGGCGGCGTTTCTCGATGGACGTGTCCGTTACCTCGAGATCGCGAGTATCATCGAGGAAGTCTTGAACCTGGAGGCTGTGGTTTGCCTCGATGATCTGGACGCGGTATTCACTGCCGATGCCAGGGCTCGTGAGCTGGCGAGCCAATGGCTGAGGCGTCACGGGCGTTGA